The Amphiura filiformis chromosome 6, Afil_fr2py, whole genome shotgun sequence genome segment TTGCCACAGTCAAGCTTGTCTTTCTTCTTAAAGATGGGATTATTGCTCTACCCCAGTCAGCTGGGAAGACTTCCTCCTTCCAAATTTGATTGCAGACATAACACGGTGCCTTTCCATCTGTTAACTTCTTAACAGCACTAGTCACTTCATCTCTTAGGATGTCTGGTTTATTTTCCAGCTTAGG includes the following:
- the LOC140154468 gene encoding uncharacterized protein: MKSSIKMQTVRSKDGQVLTDLSDVKDRWKENYEELYNNKNYVNVDAIQIPEMPKLENKPDILRDEVTSAVKKLTDGKAPCYVCNQIWKEEVFPADWGRAIIPSLRRKTSLTVATTGA